Below is a window of Mucilaginibacter ginkgonis DNA.
GTCGCGATGGCCACGAGTTTATTGATGAAGCCTATAAACTTGGCGTGCGCAACTTCATAGTAAAACAATTACCGCGACAAGTTTTCGAGAACGCTAATTTTCTGATCGTGCCCGACGTGTTAAAGGCCTTGCAGCAATTGGCGATCAATCACCGTGACAAGTTTGATCTGGAGGTGATTGGCATTACAGGCAGCAACGGCAAAACTATAGTCAAAGAATGGCTTTTCCAGCTACTATCACCTGATAAGAATATCGTTCGCAGCCCGCGTAGTTACAATTCGCAAATTGGCGTGCCTTTATCCGTATGGCAAATTGCTAATGAAAACACCCTGGGCATTTTTGAAGCGGGTGTATCAACGTCGGGAGAGATGGCGGTTTTAGAAGAGATCATCAAGCCGCGGATCGGTGTATTGACGCATCTGGGCTCGGCGCATAATGAAGGGTTTGCAAGCTATGATGACAAGGTGAAAGAGAAGTTGAAGCTATTTCAGCATGTTCAACTGCTCATCTACCAGTACGATGCCCTCGTCACCTTTCAGGATGAAATTACTGCACCACGCAAATTCACCTGGAGCCGTGAATTTTCACAGTCGGACTTGTATGTTTTCAGCGAAACCATAATATCTAAAAACTATTACTTGCGTGCGCGCTACCGGGGTAAAGAAATTGAATGCCTTATTCCTTTTCTTGATGATGCCTCGGTAGAAAATGCCATAACCTGCTGGGCAACCATGCTTGCTTTGGGTTACAGCGCTGTAGAATGCGACAAACGCCTGGAACATCTTACAGCCGTAAGTATGCGGCTTGAGCTTAAAATGGGTATCAACGATTGTACGATAATTGACGATTCATATAACTCTGATTTACAGTCCCTTGAGATCGCCCTTAACTTTCTAAGTCAACAAAACCAGCACAAAAATAAAACGGTTATACTATCGGATATTTACCAATCGGGCTTACAGGTCGACGAACTTTACAAACAGGTTGCATCACTGATCGGCACAAAAAACATCAACCGCTTTATTGGTGTTGGTGAAGCTTTAACCGAGCATCAGCGTTATTTCAATATTTCGAAAAAGTTTTTTTACACCGATACACAATCGTTCATAAAGCAGCTGGGCAAACTTGATCTGCGGGACGAAACAATATTGATTAAGGGGTCCAGGATATTTGGTTTCGAGCGCATTAGCAAGGCGCTGACCCAAAAGGCGCACGAAACGCTGATGGAGATTAATCTGAATGCTATGGTTGATAATCTTAATTTTTATAGATCAAAATTATATCCACGCGTTAAAGTGATGGCCATGGTTAAGGCGTTTTCTTATGGCAGCGGCACGTTTGAGATTGCTAATGTGCTTCAGTATGCAAAGGTGGATTATCTGGCAGTAGCCTATATCGATGAGGGGGTTTCGCTTCGCGAGAGCGGCATTAACCTGCCGATAATGGTGCTCAACCCCGAGGCTGCGGCTTTTGATAAAATGGTAGAACATAACCTTGAGCCCGAAATATACAGTTTCAACCAGCTGGATGAATTCGTAAAGTTTGCCTTCCGCAATAAGATCACTGCATATCCTATCCACCTGAAGATAGACACCGGCATGCACCGCCTCGGGTTTGACGTTCTGGAGGTAGATGAACTTTGTGACTTTTTGGAACAGGTGGATTGTGTAAAAGTAAAATCGGTATTCTCACACCTGGTAGCCAGCGACGCGCCTCAGCACGATGCTTTTACACTGCAGCAAATGAAACGGTACGAGAAGGCTTACCTTAAACTGGAGCGCGCGTTAGACTATAAGTTCATCAGGCATATTTCCAATACCTCGGCAATTATACGCTGGCCCATGGCGCAGTACGATATGGTGCGGTTGGGCATCGGTCTGTATGGTATTGACGCATCAATACCTGATCATATGAATGGACTGCAACCTGTTGCTACGCTTAAAACCAACATTTCTCAGATAAAACGGATAACTGCAGGCGAGACTGTGGGATATAACCGCATGGGCAAATTGGCAGCCGACGGAAAAATAGCAACAGTACGCATTGGTTATGCCGACGGCTATCTGCGGGCTTTCGGTAACGGCATAGGCAAAATGCTGGTGAAAGGCAATCTTGTGCCTACGGTAGGCAACATTGCAATGGATATGTGCATGATAGATGTAAGCAATATTGATGCGAACGAGGGCGACGAGGTGATCGTTTTTAACCACGAGCACCGCATTGAAGACATGGCGCAAGAGATCGGTACCATCCCATACGAAATACTAACAAATATTTCGCAGCGTGTAAAAAGAGTGTACTTTTATGAGTAGAATTTGCAGTACACATGAATAGGGTTGCCCGCGCATTGATCAGATATTTTCTTAAAGGGTTGATTGTGGTGGTGCCGCTAGGGGCCGCCATCTTTCTGGTATATTGGGCCATAGCCGGCTTGGACAGAACTTTAAACCTTAGCGATATCCTGCTAATCAACCCGAAAACTGGTAAGCCAATCTATATACCGGGTTTAGGTATTTTAAGTGTACTGATCGTAATTCTTTTCGCAGGGATTCTACTAACTTACATTGTTACAGACCCGATAAAGCAATGGTTTGCCCGCTGGCTAAACCGCTTGCCGCTTTTAAAATTTCTATACTCTTCTATTAAAGATCTGACAGAAGCCTTTGTTGGCGAAGAAAAGAAATTTAATGAGCCTGTTCTGGTCGAGGTAAATGAATTTGGTTTAAAGAAAATTGGCTTCCTCACCCAAAAAGATCTGAGCGCGTTGGGTTTGCCAGGACAGGTTGCCGTTTATTTCCCGTGGTCTTATTCATTTGCAGGGCAGGTAGTCATTATATCTGCTGATAAAGTGACACCGATAAATAAAAGCGCCGCCGAAATGATGAAATTCGTTATATCAGGGGGGGTATCTGGTCTGGAGTAACTTTCGGAGCGTTTAGCCTGCGCTGGTTTCTAAAGTTTCCTATCGAAATAAAAGTTGCTATTAGCATCAATAGTGACCCTAAAAAAAAGGGAGCGCCCGGAAAATGTACGGGCGCGTTATTCATTGTGAAATGATGGAATACCGCGGTCATTAATAATGGTCCAACCACAGTTGTAACGCTCGACAAACTGGTCAGCGCGCCTTGTAACTCTCCTTGCTCATTCGCCGCTACTTTTTCAGTAATTAAGCCCTGCAAAGCTGGGCCTGATATGCCGCCCAAACAATACGGGATCATAAACACATACATCATCCATCCATAACCCGCAAAAGCGATCAACGCAAGCCCGATAGCGTAAAATAAAAGCCCCGATACGATGGTTTTCTCCAAAC
It encodes the following:
- a CDS encoding DUF502 domain-containing protein gives rise to the protein MNRVARALIRYFLKGLIVVVPLGAAIFLVYWAIAGLDRTLNLSDILLINPKTGKPIYIPGLGILSVLIVILFAGILLTYIVTDPIKQWFARWLNRLPLLKFLYSSIKDLTEAFVGEEKKFNEPVLVEVNEFGLKKIGFLTQKDLSALGLPGQVAVYFPWSYSFAGQVVIISADKVTPINKSAAEMMKFVISGGVSGLE
- a CDS encoding bifunctional UDP-N-acetylmuramoyl-tripeptide:D-alanyl-D-alanine ligase/alanine racemase; translated protein: MPHNTYSIAEIKQILNAEGNVITDTYISVLLTDSRRAVNTHEALFFALRSRRDGHEFIDEAYKLGVRNFIVKQLPRQVFENANFLIVPDVLKALQQLAINHRDKFDLEVIGITGSNGKTIVKEWLFQLLSPDKNIVRSPRSYNSQIGVPLSVWQIANENTLGIFEAGVSTSGEMAVLEEIIKPRIGVLTHLGSAHNEGFASYDDKVKEKLKLFQHVQLLIYQYDALVTFQDEITAPRKFTWSREFSQSDLYVFSETIISKNYYLRARYRGKEIECLIPFLDDASVENAITCWATMLALGYSAVECDKRLEHLTAVSMRLELKMGINDCTIIDDSYNSDLQSLEIALNFLSQQNQHKNKTVILSDIYQSGLQVDELYKQVASLIGTKNINRFIGVGEALTEHQRYFNISKKFFYTDTQSFIKQLGKLDLRDETILIKGSRIFGFERISKALTQKAHETLMEINLNAMVDNLNFYRSKLYPRVKVMAMVKAFSYGSGTFEIANVLQYAKVDYLAVAYIDEGVSLRESGINLPIMVLNPEAAAFDKMVEHNLEPEIYSFNQLDEFVKFAFRNKITAYPIHLKIDTGMHRLGFDVLEVDELCDFLEQVDCVKVKSVFSHLVASDAPQHDAFTLQQMKRYEKAYLKLERALDYKFIRHISNTSAIIRWPMAQYDMVRLGIGLYGIDASIPDHMNGLQPVATLKTNISQIKRITAGETVGYNRMGKLAADGKIATVRIGYADGYLRAFGNGIGKMLVKGNLVPTVGNIAMDMCMIDVSNIDANEGDEVIVFNHEHRIEDMAQEIGTIPYEILTNISQRVKRVYFYE